Proteins from one Pseudomonas bijieensis genomic window:
- a CDS encoding transketolase, translating into MTATLSRASTTTLVQRAHNIRRHALRMGQVQGQGYVGQALGAADLLAVSYFHALNYKPEHPEWEQRDRFYLSIGHYAIALYAALIEAEIIPLDELETYGSDDSRLPMSGMAAYTPGMEITGGSLGQGLGIAVGACLGLKRKQSASFVYNLLSDGELNEGSTWEAVMSASHWKLDNLIAIVDVNNQQADGHSSEVLAFEPIVDRWQAFGWFTQRVDGNDLDALVKAFDAARSHPTAQPRVIICDTKMGKGVPFLETREKTHFIRVDEHEWDVALNNLEEGKTA; encoded by the coding sequence ATGACTGCCACTTTATCCCGCGCCTCCACCACCACCCTGGTGCAACGGGCCCATAACATTCGCCGCCATGCCTTGCGCATGGGGCAAGTCCAGGGCCAGGGCTATGTCGGCCAGGCGCTGGGCGCCGCAGACTTGCTGGCTGTGTCGTACTTTCACGCCTTGAACTACAAGCCCGAACATCCCGAGTGGGAACAGCGCGATCGTTTTTACCTCTCCATCGGCCACTACGCGATCGCGCTGTATGCCGCTCTGATTGAGGCTGAAATCATTCCACTGGATGAGCTTGAAACCTACGGTTCGGATGACAGCCGCCTGCCCATGTCTGGCATGGCCGCCTACACCCCCGGCATGGAGATCACCGGTGGCTCGCTGGGCCAGGGGCTGGGCATCGCCGTAGGCGCCTGCCTGGGTTTGAAGCGCAAGCAATCCGCCTCTTTCGTTTACAACCTGTTATCGGATGGCGAACTGAATGAGGGCTCCACCTGGGAAGCGGTCATGTCAGCCTCCCATTGGAAACTCGACAACCTGATCGCCATCGTCGACGTGAACAATCAGCAAGCCGACGGGCACTCCAGCGAGGTGCTGGCATTCGAACCTATCGTTGATCGATGGCAAGCCTTTGGCTGGTTCACTCAGCGAGTAGACGGTAATGACCTGGACGCCCTGGTCAAGGCGTTCGACGCCGCCCGCAGCCATCCCACCGCGCAACCGCGCGTCATCATCTGCGATACCAAGATGGGCAAAGGGGTGCCGTTCCTGGAAACCCGCGAAAAAACTCACTTCATTCGCGTGGACGAGCATGAATGGGATGTGGCCCTGAACAACCTCGAAGAAGGCAAAACAGCATGA
- a CDS encoding SDR family NAD(P)-dependent oxidoreductase: MLLQDKVAIITGAASERGIGRATAVTFARHGARVVILDLDEAAARDAAATLGEGHLGLAANVADETQVKAAVAKVIERYGRIDVLVNNAGITQPIKTLDIRPSDYDKVLDVSLRGTLLMSQAVIPLMRAQASGSIVCMSSVSAQRGGGIFGGPHYSAAKAGVLGLGKAMAREFGADNIRVNSITPGLIHTDITGGLMQDERRHAIIESIPLGRLGAAQDVANAALFLASDLSSYLTGITLDVNGGMLIH; the protein is encoded by the coding sequence ATGCTTCTTCAAGACAAAGTCGCGATTATCACTGGCGCCGCATCCGAACGTGGTATCGGCCGGGCAACGGCTGTCACCTTCGCCAGACACGGTGCTCGCGTCGTGATCCTGGATCTCGACGAGGCCGCCGCCCGTGATGCCGCGGCCACCCTCGGCGAAGGCCATCTGGGCCTGGCTGCCAACGTCGCCGACGAAACGCAAGTCAAAGCCGCCGTCGCCAAGGTTATCGAGCGCTACGGCCGTATCGACGTACTCGTCAACAATGCCGGCATCACGCAGCCGATCAAGACCCTGGATATACGCCCAAGCGACTACGACAAGGTCCTGGATGTCAGCCTGCGCGGCACGCTGTTGATGTCCCAGGCGGTCATTCCGCTGATGCGCGCTCAGGCTTCGGGCAGCATCGTCTGCATGTCATCCGTATCGGCCCAGCGTGGCGGCGGCATTTTTGGCGGCCCACACTACAGCGCAGCGAAAGCCGGCGTGCTCGGGCTGGGCAAGGCCATGGCGCGCGAATTCGGCGCAGACAACATTCGCGTCAACTCCATCACGCCAGGCTTGATCCATACCGACATCACCGGCGGGCTGATGCAGGATGAGCGCCGCCACGCGATCATCGAAAGCATCCCGCTGGGTCGTCTGGGCGCCGCGCAGGATGTCGCCAATGCGGCTCTGTTTCTCGCCAGCGACTTGTCCTCTTACCTAACCGGCATCACGCTCGATGTAAACGGCGGCATGTTGATCCACTGA
- a CDS encoding MFS transporter, producing MMTTMTLDAVSTVRSSAYRKTAWRLMPFLMLCYLCAYLDRVNVGFAKLQMMSDLSLSETVYGLGAGMFFLGYFLCEVPSNLILHRVGARRWIARIMISWGIISALFAFVETAWQFYTLRFLLGIAEAGLAPGLLLYLTYWFPSYRRAKMTVLWFIAIPLSGMIGGPLSGYIMTKFAGFHGWAGWQWMFVIEAIPTVIVGLMVLAYLKDGVHQATWLTEEEKALVSKELAEDNSRKVTHASVGAFLRDRRLWILACIYFCVVMGQYAITFWLPTLIRNAGVADPMHIGLLTSLPYLCAIVAMVLMGRSGDKHQERRWHLVGPMIAGALGLTLAAVFGGNLMLSVLFLCLAAAGVLSASSLFWMLPTTLLGGVSAAAGIAGINSFANLAGFCSPYLIGWITTTTGSSAIGMYLITGVLCIGACLVLRIPAASVNR from the coding sequence ATGATGACCACCATGACGCTCGACGCTGTGTCCACAGTGCGCTCAAGCGCGTATCGCAAAACCGCCTGGCGACTGATGCCTTTCCTGATGCTGTGCTACCTGTGCGCTTACCTGGACCGGGTAAATGTCGGGTTTGCAAAGCTTCAGATGATGAGTGACCTGTCCCTGAGCGAGACCGTATACGGGCTCGGCGCCGGCATGTTCTTTCTTGGTTATTTTCTCTGCGAAGTGCCAAGCAACCTCATTCTCCACAGGGTCGGTGCCCGCCGCTGGATCGCGCGCATCATGATCTCGTGGGGCATCATCTCCGCCCTCTTCGCCTTCGTGGAAACGGCCTGGCAGTTCTATACGCTGCGTTTTCTGCTCGGGATCGCCGAAGCGGGTCTCGCCCCGGGCTTGCTGCTCTACCTCACTTACTGGTTCCCCTCTTACCGCCGGGCAAAAATGACCGTGCTGTGGTTCATTGCCATCCCCCTTTCAGGAATGATCGGTGGACCGCTCTCAGGCTACATCATGACCAAGTTCGCAGGCTTTCACGGTTGGGCGGGCTGGCAGTGGATGTTCGTGATCGAGGCCATTCCGACCGTCATCGTTGGCCTGATGGTGCTGGCTTACCTCAAGGATGGCGTCCACCAGGCGACCTGGCTCACGGAGGAAGAAAAAGCCCTGGTCAGCAAAGAACTGGCCGAGGACAACAGCCGCAAAGTCACCCATGCATCGGTCGGGGCGTTCCTGCGGGACCGCCGCCTGTGGATTCTCGCTTGCATCTACTTTTGCGTGGTCATGGGCCAGTACGCGATCACCTTTTGGCTGCCGACGCTGATCCGTAACGCAGGCGTTGCCGATCCGATGCACATCGGATTGCTCACCAGCCTCCCTTACTTGTGTGCCATCGTCGCGATGGTGCTCATGGGCCGCAGCGGCGACAAGCACCAGGAGCGCCGCTGGCATCTGGTCGGGCCAATGATTGCCGGCGCTTTGGGCCTCACGTTGGCTGCGGTGTTCGGCGGCAACCTGATGCTGTCGGTGTTGTTCTTGTGCCTTGCAGCAGCAGGCGTGTTGTCGGCGTCTTCACTGTTTTGGATGCTGCCTACCACATTGCTCGGTGGCGTCTCCGCCGCAGCGGGGATCGCCGGGATCAACAGCTTCGCCAATCTTGCGGGGTTCTGCTCGCCGTACCTGATTGGATGGATCACCACCACGACCGGTTCGAGCGCCATCGGCATGTACCTGATTACCGGTGTGCTGTGCATCGGTGCCTGCTTGGTGCTGCGCATTCCCGCCGCTTCGGTCAATCGTTGA
- a CDS encoding APC family permease, giving the protein MSVSLPVNNSTELKRGALGVGFIIFFVVSAASPLSVIAGGFPIGIMLGNGAGTPALLILALLVLLAFSVGYTTMSRHVTNAGGFYAFTARGLGGLAGGAAGVLAMFAYNILQVGLYGMFGGVVSGTMESVFGLVLPWWTYSLMAMASIAILGYRKIDLSARVLSVIVIAEYLAILLLDFAILRTGGDSGINLDAFDRSHVLSGTPSIGLLFCFAAFIGFEATTIYGEEAKNPQRTIPIATYCSVLLIGGFYALSVWSMVIGVGADKIVATLQALQDPTTFIYGMSDHFVGPQLTQVIRVLFMVSIYAGLLAFHNAAARYFYAIGRDGLLPSRLGTTHRVHQSPHMGSALQSLISAVVVLIFAAMDADPILQLFAWLSNLATLCVILLMALTSAAVWVFAQRHPELKLGIWRGRIFPGFSCLALLAVLVIAVVHFDVLTGASKALSYGLCAIIPAALLAGVFLAARLRKTSPQRYLVLGSHKL; this is encoded by the coding sequence ATGAGTGTATCTCTCCCGGTCAACAACTCCACGGAGCTCAAGCGTGGGGCCCTGGGTGTCGGCTTCATCATCTTCTTCGTGGTTTCGGCGGCGAGTCCCTTGAGTGTCATCGCTGGCGGCTTCCCCATAGGCATCATGCTGGGCAACGGCGCCGGTACACCGGCATTGCTGATCCTGGCCCTGCTGGTGTTGCTGGCCTTCTCGGTGGGCTACACCACCATGTCCCGGCATGTCACCAACGCCGGTGGTTTCTATGCATTCACTGCTCGCGGCCTGGGTGGTTTGGCTGGCGGGGCTGCGGGGGTGTTGGCGATGTTCGCCTACAACATCCTTCAGGTGGGCCTGTATGGCATGTTCGGTGGCGTGGTCAGCGGCACGATGGAGAGTGTGTTCGGCCTGGTGTTGCCCTGGTGGACGTATTCGCTGATGGCGATGGCCAGCATTGCGATCCTTGGCTATCGCAAGATCGACCTGTCGGCCCGGGTGTTGTCGGTCATCGTGATCGCCGAATACCTGGCGATCCTGCTCCTGGACTTCGCCATTCTCAGGACGGGCGGTGACAGTGGCATCAATCTCGACGCATTTGATCGCAGCCACGTACTCAGCGGCACCCCGTCAATCGGCTTGCTGTTCTGCTTCGCCGCGTTCATCGGCTTCGAGGCCACCACCATCTACGGCGAAGAAGCCAAGAACCCGCAACGCACGATCCCGATTGCCACCTACTGTTCGGTGTTGCTGATCGGTGGTTTCTACGCGCTATCGGTCTGGTCGATGGTGATCGGCGTAGGGGCGGACAAAATCGTCGCCACGCTCCAGGCGTTGCAGGATCCGACGACCTTTATCTATGGCATGTCCGACCACTTTGTCGGCCCGCAGCTGACCCAGGTCATCCGCGTGCTGTTCATGGTCAGCATCTACGCCGGGCTGCTGGCGTTCCACAATGCCGCGGCCCGTTACTTCTATGCCATCGGCCGTGACGGTCTGCTGCCCAGCCGGCTGGGAACCACCCATCGTGTGCACCAGAGCCCGCACATGGGCTCGGCGTTGCAGAGCTTGATCTCCGCCGTGGTCGTGCTGATTTTCGCGGCGATGGACGCCGATCCGATCCTGCAATTATTCGCCTGGCTGTCCAACCTGGCGACGCTTTGCGTGATCTTGCTGATGGCGCTCACTTCCGCGGCGGTATGGGTCTTCGCCCAGCGCCACCCCGAGCTCAAGCTGGGGATCTGGCGTGGGCGGATTTTCCCCGGTTTCTCCTGCCTTGCGTTATTGGCGGTCCTGGTTATCGCGGTGGTGCATTTCGATGTGCTGACGGGCGCGAGCAAGGCCTTGTCCTATGGTCTCTGCGCGATCATTCCCGCAGCGCTGCTGGCGGGTGTGTTTCTGGCGGCGCGGCTGCGCAAGACATCGCCACAGCGGTACCTGGTACTGGGCAGCCACAAGCTCTGA
- a CDS encoding alpha/beta hydrolase, with translation MNTDHLLDPDYGFFLEEPSSQWTLAALPGIRDRVSANSKTPEMSRGEQRWTGATPGADSVRMCIYRPAPAFEDQMLPAILYLHGGGFVLGSPEMVDDYLADLAGQLRTVIVAVDYRLAPEHPFPVPLEDCYTALGWLLQQSHTLGLDRQKIVIMGHSAGGGLAAALALLVRERHQYSVAGLVMIYPMLDHRTGSAAAPSANPTTGALSWRPQANQFCWQCLQGPYAPGDEKAFLFSPALAVDLQGLPRSFTGVGGLDLFLEESVDFALKLSRSGVPSELHVYPGVPHMFDQYPGRMTDQCRNDVAIALGRMWAA, from the coding sequence TTGAACACGGATCACCTGCTTGACCCCGATTATGGTTTTTTCCTTGAAGAGCCTTCCAGTCAATGGACCCTCGCCGCTCTCCCCGGTATCCGAGACCGAGTAAGCGCCAACTCGAAAACTCCCGAGATGTCGCGCGGCGAACAGCGCTGGACAGGCGCTACCCCTGGCGCCGATAGCGTGCGCATGTGTATTTACCGGCCTGCCCCGGCCTTCGAGGACCAGATGCTCCCGGCTATCCTGTACTTGCATGGTGGAGGTTTCGTCCTGGGAAGCCCGGAAATGGTCGACGACTACCTGGCCGATCTCGCAGGCCAGTTGAGAACGGTGATCGTCGCGGTCGATTATCGACTGGCCCCGGAGCATCCGTTTCCTGTTCCGCTGGAAGACTGTTACACGGCGCTGGGCTGGCTTTTGCAGCAAAGCCATACGCTGGGCCTTGATCGACAAAAAATCGTCATCATGGGCCACAGTGCCGGAGGCGGCCTGGCCGCAGCGCTGGCCCTACTGGTTCGGGAGCGACACCAATACTCCGTCGCAGGCCTGGTCATGATTTACCCGATGCTCGATCACAGGACCGGCTCGGCGGCAGCCCCCTCGGCCAATCCCACAACCGGCGCATTGAGTTGGAGGCCGCAAGCCAACCAGTTTTGCTGGCAATGCCTGCAAGGGCCCTACGCCCCTGGGGACGAAAAAGCCTTCCTGTTTTCCCCCGCGCTCGCGGTTGATTTGCAGGGTTTACCCCGCAGCTTTACTGGTGTTGGGGGCTTGGATCTGTTTCTGGAGGAAAGTGTGGACTTCGCGCTGAAACTTTCGCGCTCAGGCGTGCCCAGCGAGCTTCACGTCTACCCGGGCGTCCCGCATATGTTCGATCAGTATCCGGGGCGGATGACAGATCAGTGCAGGAACGACGTCGCGATTGCGCTCGGGCGAATGTGGGCAGCATGA
- a CDS encoding transketolase family protein, producing the protein MNNSHNTNAQVPAVAKKKLTTSAMIASIAAEGQATQSAPFGHALAALANQRQDIVGLSADLSKYTDLHIFAKAHPERFYQMGMAEQLLMSAAAGMAREGFVPFATTYAVFASRRAYDFICMAIAEENLNVKIVCGLPGLTTGYGPSHQATDDLAIFRAMPNLMIVDPCDALEIEQAVPAIAAHQGPVYMRLLRGNVPLVLDEYGYKFEIGKAKTLRTGNEVLIISTGLMTMRALEAAKELQADGVDVAVLHVPTIKPLDEQTILAEARKPGRLVVTAENHSIIGGLGEAVATVLLRNGVTPTFRQIALPDAFLDAGALPTLHDRYGISTQAVCAQIKGWL; encoded by the coding sequence ATGAACAACTCACACAACACTAACGCTCAGGTGCCCGCGGTCGCGAAGAAAAAACTGACGACCTCGGCGATGATTGCCTCGATTGCCGCTGAAGGTCAGGCCACCCAATCGGCGCCCTTCGGTCACGCCTTGGCCGCACTCGCGAACCAGCGCCAGGATATCGTGGGTTTATCGGCTGACTTGTCCAAATACACCGACCTGCACATTTTTGCGAAGGCGCACCCCGAGCGTTTCTACCAGATGGGTATGGCTGAGCAGTTATTGATGAGTGCGGCAGCGGGCATGGCGCGGGAGGGATTCGTGCCCTTCGCCACCACTTACGCGGTATTTGCTTCGCGCCGGGCCTATGACTTCATCTGCATGGCGATTGCCGAGGAAAATCTCAACGTCAAAATCGTTTGTGGTTTGCCAGGACTGACCACCGGATATGGCCCCAGCCATCAGGCGACTGACGACTTGGCGATCTTCCGCGCCATGCCGAACCTGATGATCGTCGACCCCTGCGACGCCCTGGAAATCGAACAGGCGGTTCCTGCCATTGCCGCCCATCAAGGGCCCGTCTACATGCGGTTACTGCGGGGCAACGTACCGCTGGTGCTCGACGAATACGGTTATAAGTTCGAGATCGGCAAAGCCAAGACTCTGCGCACGGGCAACGAGGTTTTAATCATTTCCACTGGTTTGATGACAATGCGTGCTTTGGAAGCGGCCAAGGAACTTCAGGCTGACGGCGTGGATGTCGCAGTGCTTCACGTCCCCACCATCAAGCCTTTGGACGAGCAGACCATTCTGGCTGAGGCGAGAAAGCCGGGACGACTGGTCGTGACGGCGGAAAACCACTCCATCATCGGTGGATTGGGCGAAGCCGTGGCGACCGTGCTGTTGCGCAATGGCGTCACGCCGACGTTCCGGCAAATCGCGCTGCCGGACGCCTTTCTCGATGCTGGAGCGCTTCCGACATTGCACGATCGCTACGGGATTTCCACCCAGGCTGTGTGCGCGCAGATCAAGGGTTGGTTATAG
- a CDS encoding IclR family transcriptional regulator: protein MNSLRRLLMVFDLFRPDQPVIDVETICQELGFTPATAYRYLRELGDAGFLKRLPRGYALGPRIVTLEHQMTKYDPLLACSRDLVDKLVDDTGLDALVSEWHGDSVVNVLIQRGSDAGPVGGDRGRPIDLLHSATSRVVLAYLLPRQIRRIYDVHAKPTEPQQQGLAWKPFSKSLLAIRKQGYCISESELHPGRSGVAAPIFDEKQRVLGSMTLVGRSERFRAFQPGYLCDLVTGAATELTARIALQ from the coding sequence ATGAATAGCCTTCGCCGCCTGCTCATGGTGTTCGACCTGTTTCGCCCTGATCAGCCGGTCATTGACGTGGAGACCATTTGCCAGGAGCTCGGCTTTACACCCGCGACCGCCTATCGTTATCTGCGCGAGCTCGGCGATGCGGGCTTCCTGAAGCGATTACCGCGCGGCTACGCACTCGGCCCGCGAATCGTCACGCTGGAGCATCAGATGACGAAGTACGATCCGTTGCTGGCGTGCAGCCGGGACCTGGTCGATAAATTGGTCGACGATACCGGCCTGGATGCGCTGGTCAGCGAATGGCATGGTGATTCAGTGGTCAACGTGCTGATCCAGCGGGGTTCCGATGCCGGCCCGGTCGGTGGCGACAGGGGGCGACCGATCGATCTGCTCCACAGCGCGACTTCCCGGGTCGTATTGGCGTATCTGCTGCCGCGCCAGATCCGCCGCATCTATGACGTTCACGCGAAGCCAACCGAACCGCAGCAGCAGGGCTTGGCGTGGAAGCCGTTCAGCAAGAGCCTGCTCGCCATTCGCAAGCAGGGTTACTGTATCAGCGAAAGCGAGCTGCACCCGGGACGCAGTGGCGTCGCCGCGCCGATCTTCGACGAAAAGCAGCGCGTCCTTGGCAGCATGACCCTGGTTGGACGCAGTGAGCGGTTCCGTGCGTTTCAACCGGGCTACCTGTGCGACCTGGTGACCGGCGCAGCGACGGAACTGACGGCGCGCATCGCTTTGCAATGA